The Elaeis guineensis isolate ETL-2024a chromosome 13, EG11, whole genome shotgun sequence genome includes a region encoding these proteins:
- the LOC105055894 gene encoding probable xyloglucan endotransglucosylase/hydrolase protein 6 → MAVMGAFHFNEGIPISNSLLLLLLLLLLPAYVSPPLSLPIKPPPFRHSFHKLPHSQNYPLSNPSPAPPLLLLFLLHSGSGTMEHSSLSLLFHLLTLATYVSARPATFLQDFRITWADSHIKQLQGGTAIQLTLDQSSGCGFASKSQYLFGRVSMKIKLIPGDSAGTVTAFYLNSNTDRIRDELDFEFLGNRTGHPYTVQTNVYTRGKGDREQRVNLWFDPAADFHTYSILWNHYHAVFFVDEVPIRVFKNNEARGIPFPKSQPMGVYSTLWEADDWATRGGLEKIDWSKAPFYAYYEDFDIEGCAKPGPESCASNPNNWWEAPAYRQLSAIQARKYRWVRVNHMIYDYCTDKSRYPVTPPECTAGI, encoded by the exons ATGGCTGTCATGGGGGCTTTCCATTTCAATGAAGGAATCCCCATCTCCaattcccttcttcttcttcttcttcttcttcttcttcctgcgtatgtctctcctcctctctccctccctatAAAACCCCCACCCTTCCGCCATTCTTTCCACAAATTACCGCACTCACAAAACTACCCTCTTTCTAATCCATCACCAGCACCACCACTGCTACTATTATTCTTGCTACATAGTGGCAGTGGGACTATGGAGCACAGcagtctctctcttctcttccatctcCTCACACTCGCCACCTATGTATCAGCCCGACCGGCCACCTTCCTCCAAGACTTCCGCATCACTTGGGCCGACTCTCATATCAAGCAGCTGCAAGGAGGCACTGCCATTCAATTGACCCTCGACCAATCCTCag GATGTGGGTTTGCTTCCAAGAGCCAATACTTGTTCGGACGTGTGAGCATGAAGATTAAGCTCATTCCCGGCGACTCCGCCGGAACGGTCACCGCCTTCTAT TTGAATTCCAATACCGACAGGATCCGTGATGAGCTCGATTTTGAGTTCTTGGGGAATAGGACTGGACATCCTTATACGGTCCAGACCAACGTGTACACCCGTGGGAAAGGTGACCGGGAGCAGAGGGTCAACCTTTGGTTTGATCCTGCTGCCGACTTCCACACCTACTCGATCCTGTGGAACCACTACCATGCCGT ATTCTTTGTGGACGAAGTCCCGATCAGAGTGTTCAAGAACAACGAAGCCCGGGGCATACCGTTCCCCAAGTCACAGCCCATGGGAGTGTACTCCACCCTATGGGAGGCCGACGACTGGGCTACGCGAGGAGGGCTCGAGAAGATAGATTGGAGCAAGGCCCCATTTTATGCTTACTATGAGGATTTCGATATCGAGGGCTGCGCCAAACCTGGCCCAGAAAGCTGCGCTTCCAACCCAAACAACTGGTGGGAGGCCCCGGCATACCGCCAGCTTAGTGCAATCCAAGCCAGGAAATATAGGTGGGTTCGTGTGAACCACATGATCTATGACTACTGCACCGATAAGTCCCGATACCCGGTCACCCCACCGGAATGCACCGCTGGAATTTGA